A stretch of Garra rufa chromosome 11, GarRuf1.0, whole genome shotgun sequence DNA encodes these proteins:
- the lepa gene encoding leptin a — protein MYFPALYLCILSMLSLVHSIPIHQDNLKNLVKLQADTIITRIKEHSEKMKLYPNINIGDSELYPEIPADKPIQGLGSIVDALTTFQKVLQRLPKGMSQIRNDLSTLLGHLKERMTSMRCTPKEPANGRSLDILLENNATHHITFGYFVLDRLKQFAQKLIVNLDQLKSC, from the exons ATGTATTTTCCAGCTCTCTACCTCTGCATTTTGAGTATGCTCAGTCTGGTTCATAGCATTCCCATTCATCAGGATAACCTGAAAAACTTGGTCAAACTACAGGCAGACACCATCATCACCAGAATCAAGGAACACAGTGAGAAG ATGAAACTATATCCAAATATAAATATTGGTGATTCAGAGCTTTACCCTGAGATTCCTGCTGATAAACCCATCCAAGGGCTTGGGTCTATCGTGGACGCCTTAACTACCTTTCAGAAGGTTCTTCAAAGGCTGCCCAAGGGCATGAGCCAGATACGCAATGATTTGTCCACCCTTTTGGGCCACCTGAAGGAAAGAATGACATCTATGCGGTGCACACCTAAGGAGCCAGCCAATGGGAGATCACTGGACATTTTATTAGAAAACAATGCCACCCACCACATTACTTTTGGGTACTTCGTTTTAGACAGACTGAAACAGTTTGCACAAAAGCTGATCGTTAATCTGGACCAGTTGAAAAGCTGCTAA